The Crocosphaera subtropica ATCC 51142 genome includes a window with the following:
- a CDS encoding sulfurtransferase TusA family protein, whose amino-acid sequence MNPSTSDTALLDLRGTPCPINFVRTKLKLEQMSPGSLLEVWLDPGEPIEQVPDSLTMEGYQVETIDDRQGFFSLKVRRPQ is encoded by the coding sequence ATGAACCCTTCAACCTCTGATACAGCTTTATTGGATCTGCGGGGAACCCCTTGCCCCATCAATTTCGTTCGCACTAAATTAAAATTAGAACAGATGTCCCCTGGTTCCCTTCTTGAAGTGTGGTTAGACCCCGGAGAACCCATTGAACAAGTTCCCGATAGCCTCACCATGGAAGGATACCAGGTGGAAACTATCGATGATCGTCAGGGGTTCTTCTCCCTGAAGGTTCGTCGTCCCCAATAG
- the dnaJ gene encoding molecular chaperone DnaJ, producing MPGDYYDILGVDRNASKEDLKRAYRRLARKYHPDVNKEPGAEERFKEINRAYEVLSEPDTRSRYDQFGEAGVSGAGGFNYGDMGDMGGFADIFETIFSGFGGGMGTGGTRRRTGPVKGDDLRLDLKLDFREAVFGGEKEIRIPHLETCQVCKGDGAKPGTGAKTCSTCNGQGQVRRATRTPFGSFAQVSACPACNGQGQVIEEKCEVCNGAGRRQVTEKVKITIPAGVDDGTRLRVSRKGDAGLRGGPQGDLYVYLYVEPDKVFTRDKMNILSEITISYLQAILGCTVTVDTVDGEQELTIPAGTQPNTILTLENLGVPKLGNDAIRGDHLITVKVDIPTRINAEERELLEKLAHIKGQSHGKGGLEGFLGSLFHK from the coding sequence ATGCCAGGTGACTACTACGATATTCTTGGGGTTGACCGTAACGCCAGTAAAGAAGACTTAAAAAGAGCTTATCGCCGTCTCGCGCGAAAATATCATCCTGATGTTAACAAAGAACCAGGAGCAGAAGAACGATTTAAAGAAATTAACCGCGCCTATGAAGTGCTATCTGAACCCGACACCCGTAGTCGTTACGATCAGTTTGGAGAAGCAGGAGTCAGTGGTGCTGGAGGCTTCAACTACGGCGATATGGGTGATATGGGCGGTTTTGCCGATATTTTTGAAACCATTTTTAGTGGTTTTGGGGGCGGTATGGGAACCGGTGGAACCCGTCGTCGTACCGGGCCGGTCAAAGGAGATGATTTACGCCTCGATCTCAAACTAGACTTTCGGGAAGCCGTTTTCGGCGGAGAAAAAGAGATCCGCATTCCCCACCTAGAAACTTGTCAAGTATGTAAAGGGGATGGGGCCAAACCAGGAACTGGCGCAAAAACCTGTTCTACTTGTAACGGACAAGGCCAAGTTCGTCGTGCCACCCGTACTCCCTTTGGTAGTTTTGCCCAAGTGTCTGCTTGTCCTGCTTGTAACGGTCAAGGACAAGTGATCGAAGAAAAATGTGAAGTCTGTAACGGGGCCGGACGCAGACAAGTGACAGAAAAAGTAAAAATAACGATTCCGGCTGGGGTTGATGATGGAACCCGTCTGAGAGTCTCTAGAAAAGGAGATGCAGGGTTAAGAGGAGGGCCTCAAGGGGATCTCTATGTTTATCTCTATGTTGAACCCGATAAGGTCTTTACCCGTGACAAAATGAACATCCTTTCGGAGATCACGATCAGTTATCTCCAAGCTATCTTAGGATGCACGGTAACGGTGGATACGGTGGACGGAGAACAGGAATTGACCATTCCTGCAGGAACTCAACCCAATACAATCTTGACCTTAGAAAATTTGGGGGTTCCCAAACTGGGTAATGATGCCATTCGAGGGGATCATCTGATTACGGTTAAAGTGGATATTCCTACCCGTATTAATGCCGAAGAACGAGAATTACTAGAGAAGTTAGCCCATATTAAGGGACAAAGTCATGGAAAAGGCGGTTTAGAAGGATTTTTAGGGAGTTTATTTCACAAATGA